A window from Salvia miltiorrhiza cultivar Shanhuang (shh) chromosome 2, IMPLAD_Smil_shh, whole genome shotgun sequence encodes these proteins:
- the LOC131008973 gene encoding uncharacterized protein LOC131008973 isoform X2 — MREEQPAHFPSHRRLESLERPPKLARIDAGESSEEERELAERNMTPNPRTQRYLVAIEYIGTRFSGAQKQLNGRTVVGVLEDAGVHALSNVCHVDVERISKRKPGEVLLPHEPAIVQKAVNHFLQKSEGDIMVVDVKCVPSDFHARYKALERTYFYRLLSGMEPLSTFEKDRAWHVPEDLSILDMQKACRVLVGHHDFSSFRAAACQAKSPIRTLDELTVTEVAASPYFPSVLEREQSNHALGGSASMSKKLQDDSPSLSGISNELIQNSGAVAVHKFGVRKKHRCFVVTARARSFLYHQVRLLVGVLKSVGSGDLTISDVEKILEAKDVSAAPPMAPACGLYLGHVNYDLPSDS; from the exons ATGAGAGAAGAGCAACCAGCTCATTTTCCCTCTCATCGAAGGCTCGAATCCCTTGAACGTCCCCCTAAACTGGCGAGAATCGACGCTGGAGAATCCtcggaggaagagagagagttAGCTGAGAGGAATATGACTCCAAATCCGAGAACTCAAAGATACCTAGTAGCAATTGAGTACATCGGAACTAGGTTTTCTGGCGCCCAAAAGCAGTTAAATGGCAGAACCGTTGTGGGCGTTCTTGAG GATGCCGGTGTTCATGCACTATCAAATGTGTGTCATGTAGATGTTGAGAGGATAAGCAAAAGAAAACCTGGTGAAGTT TTATTGCCTCATGAACCTGCCATAGTTCAAAAAGCAGTCAATCATTTTTTACAG AAGAGTGAAGGTGATATAATGGTGGTCGATGTTAAGTGTGTTCCATCTGATTTTCATGCACGCTATAAAGCTCTAGAACGGAC GTACTTCTACAGATTGTTATCTGGGATGGAGCCTCTGTCTACCTTCGAGAAAGACCGGGCTTGGCATGTCCCTGAAGATCTTTCTATTTTAGATATGCAG AAAGCGTGCAGAGTACTTGTTGGACACCATGACTTTAGTTCTTTCAGGGCTGCTGCATGCCAG GCCAAGTCACCTATTAGAACTCTGGATGAGCTAACTGTCACAGAGGTTGCTGCAAGCCCATATTTTCCCTCAGTGTTGGAGAGAGAACAAAGCAATCATGCCCTGGGCGGTTCTGCTTCAATGTCAAAGAAGTTACAAGATGATTCTCCCTCTCTTTCTGGCATTTCCAATGAACTTATTCAAAATTCCGGAGCAGTGGCCGTTCATAAATTTGGAGTAAGGAAAAAGCACCGTTGCTTTGTGGTTACTGCAAGGGCACGGTCCTTCCTGTACCATCAG GTCAGATTGCTCGTCGGGGTCCTGAAATCAGTGGGCAGTGGCGATCTCACTATTTCTGATG
- the LOC131008973 gene encoding uncharacterized protein LOC131008973 isoform X1: MREEQPAHFPSHRRLESLERPPKLARIDAGESSEEERELAERNMTPNPRTQRYLVAIEYIGTRFSGAQKQLNGRTVVGVLEDAFKKFIGQPVSIFCSSRTDAGVHALSNVCHVDVERISKRKPGEVLLPHEPAIVQKAVNHFLQKSEGDIMVVDVKCVPSDFHARYKALERTYFYRLLSGMEPLSTFEKDRAWHVPEDLSILDMQKACRVLVGHHDFSSFRAAACQAKSPIRTLDELTVTEVAASPYFPSVLEREQSNHALGGSASMSKKLQDDSPSLSGISNELIQNSGAVAVHKFGVRKKHRCFVVTARARSFLYHQVRLLVGVLKSVGSGDLTISDVEKILEAKDVSAAPPMAPACGLYLGHVNYDLPSDS, translated from the exons ATGAGAGAAGAGCAACCAGCTCATTTTCCCTCTCATCGAAGGCTCGAATCCCTTGAACGTCCCCCTAAACTGGCGAGAATCGACGCTGGAGAATCCtcggaggaagagagagagttAGCTGAGAGGAATATGACTCCAAATCCGAGAACTCAAAGATACCTAGTAGCAATTGAGTACATCGGAACTAGGTTTTCTGGCGCCCAAAAGCAGTTAAATGGCAGAACCGTTGTGGGCGTTCTTGAG GACGCGTTTAAAAAATTCATTGGGCAGCCAGTTTCCATTTTCTGCTCGAGTCGGACT GATGCCGGTGTTCATGCACTATCAAATGTGTGTCATGTAGATGTTGAGAGGATAAGCAAAAGAAAACCTGGTGAAGTT TTATTGCCTCATGAACCTGCCATAGTTCAAAAAGCAGTCAATCATTTTTTACAG AAGAGTGAAGGTGATATAATGGTGGTCGATGTTAAGTGTGTTCCATCTGATTTTCATGCACGCTATAAAGCTCTAGAACGGAC GTACTTCTACAGATTGTTATCTGGGATGGAGCCTCTGTCTACCTTCGAGAAAGACCGGGCTTGGCATGTCCCTGAAGATCTTTCTATTTTAGATATGCAG AAAGCGTGCAGAGTACTTGTTGGACACCATGACTTTAGTTCTTTCAGGGCTGCTGCATGCCAG GCCAAGTCACCTATTAGAACTCTGGATGAGCTAACTGTCACAGAGGTTGCTGCAAGCCCATATTTTCCCTCAGTGTTGGAGAGAGAACAAAGCAATCATGCCCTGGGCGGTTCTGCTTCAATGTCAAAGAAGTTACAAGATGATTCTCCCTCTCTTTCTGGCATTTCCAATGAACTTATTCAAAATTCCGGAGCAGTGGCCGTTCATAAATTTGGAGTAAGGAAAAAGCACCGTTGCTTTGTGGTTACTGCAAGGGCACGGTCCTTCCTGTACCATCAG GTCAGATTGCTCGTCGGGGTCCTGAAATCAGTGGGCAGTGGCGATCTCACTATTTCTGATG